The Tubulanus polymorphus chromosome 3, tnTubPoly1.2, whole genome shotgun sequence nucleotide sequence TCTTTAATCGCATGGAATAATGTACTTACAAACACTGTGCACACGTCGGGCAAGGGTCTGGCGCACACAACAAGAAAAATCTCGAAACaagaaactgattttgagtttATGCGTTTCGATAAGTTTTACAACTTataaaactaggggtccagggacaccacgccCGCTTTggaagtggtttgaaatgctcagCAATTAGAAAATCTTTATAGTCAATGCCCCCAATGAACatataatgaaatgaatgatcttgaaactcgccacaatcatagaacatgtcaatATTGATAGatcatgtcatgagctactgTGCAATTttttgtggttacaaaatatgccgaGATACCAATACATTTCTTGTGTTGACTACATTCAATgcgccctggtgaccatatataaAAAAACCAACGCCTTGAAATCCACTACAATCATGGAacatgtttcttgtttcagaAAACACCAACATGTTTCGTTAAACCGTATTTCTTGTTTCGGGGCAGCTAGGTCACGAAACAAACCAGAATAAGGTTTTGTCTATTTCGTTCTGTGGCTGCACTATGGCCTTTAATCTAAGAAAAAGATAGCATATTGCCCGAACGTTACCGCTCATACCTTTCTTCAGATCGTGTAGATTTGGTACGACGTATGTCTCATAGTCGTTGAATATGTCGGATATCAGTTTATGTTTATCGGCATCCTGTAGAACATACATATACTCCCTAACATCCAGCACATTCTTTAAATTCCATATCATCTGGTGTAGCCCTCCGTCTGTCATATCCTACAAACAAATATCCGCCATATTTAATTTCACTTAAGCCGCAATTGAATATTACCATCTTTAAATCAATGATGCAATCAGGGGTGGGTTTAGAGGGTCTCGGGGGCCAGGATCCCTGCCTtcccttttcttttcttctgaaCCCCGTCCTCCCAAAGTGGCTAGATCCGCCACTGATTGACATAATCACTAATATGCTAGTAATTTTTCCGTACATCGTTTTGCCCCGCGTTGACAGTAAACGACCGAGGTCTTACAGAACAAGTGCGTATTTTTCCCCAAAAGTATTCTAAAATCTGTTcacaaaataatatgttcacaTACATGCTAAGAAACTCGATATAACACATCGAACCCACCCAAACTCGATATGATAAACTGAAAATCTATATTGCTGCAAGAAACCCCTGGACCTAAGGAAacgattttgttttcattttcttgtcACGGAAAATAAGCAAAACATTTCTTCGACGGCATTTTTTCATGGCCACTGTAGTTTTGAAATCGTCGCGGCATATCACAaagaattcaaaatctaaagaaatattttgactGAGATCTCACTGAATTTCAGAGATCAAGAAATGCACAGCTTTGATGGAAAATTCCCGAAACTTGACTCCCAACCAATGAAACATATCATAATCATACGACTCTCACTCAAGAGTCTTacttaaatcttaaatctGTGAATTAAAGATCGCTAACTCATGACTGGACCCGTAGAAATGTACCGAACTTACTTCAATAGCGCAATCCATTTTGCCACAGACTGCTCCGATCTCGTACAGTAGCTCAGGAGTAACGTCACTGGTTTTATCGAGAATCTGCCCCGGTATGAATGTGAACAGCCGCACAAGATGTTCTTTATAAGTCTCATTTTCTGTCGCATCTAAAAAGACAACATTCTTTTTGATGACCACAAATACGTAGTGTGTACGCAATCTGGGGGTGCGCTACGCAAAATTCAGTTTTTTAGAAGGAATAcgtgattttgttttttctgttTATTGCATACTCATGAAAACTTATTTTCGGGGTTTAACTCAACAAATAAAGACGAATAGAGGACAATTTTCTGAACAGGCCGATCTTACAACGGAGCCCTTAGCGGCTAGGTTCAAGAAGACTATGTCTGAAAACAAGATGTTCTCAGGTCAAACTAGCTGCTATAGATACAAGTAGGCTATCATACGACGATCTTAAATGTTTCgacgaaaagtgaaaaaatgccACTTTAAGTGGATGCACTCGAATTGAGTGTATTACGGAAGTCTCGTAGGACCCCCTGGATCCACCCTGGATGATCTTATGGGTTCCAGCCAGTGAGAGATATCCAGAATTAAACAAGACGACACGTCATATAGGATATAGAGGTCGGATGACGAGAAATAATCGATTGATCACGCTGACCATATGACCATTTACCAATCACGCTGTATGCTGTATACATATACAGTATATCCTGGAatcgttttgaaaatatagacATTAGACATAAGACAAAAGAAAAATTCCTGTCTTAAATCAGTAACGTAATTGCATGATAATGAGAGCTCATATGTATTTGTAAATTGGAAATGTCCCAATAAAGCAAGTTCATTCCACAAAATTTCTTGgattatatattgatattaaactGACGTGGTCTGACCATATATCATTTGTCTGTAAAAAGATATCTCGTAAAATTGGTGTATTAAATAGATTGGTTCTAAATTGTTTTACTTTGAATGCATGACTGTTAGGCAGAATCTGAAAAAGAGTTAGGCAGTAGTGAATTCTTATATATCTAAATATGAAAAagcacaattgaaatttcgtcATTGCTCGAAAAGTAAGGATACCTAAGTTTTTGAAGATGGGGCTGTATGATCTAAAGGGGGAACCTTTGATATAACACGCTTTTGAAGTAGGATTATTGGCCTGATTCTCGATTCGTAGTTATACGATTATTATAGTTCAtaatggaaaaataaaattatattgaattatattatgtatttattgtgATTTAGTGAAGAACACTtactttaaaatcaaattatattattattcgCCGAGAGGAAAATGTATTAAGATACGATGACAACACGTAGCTTCGCTACACTGGATAACTTGGTTAAATGTGCGCGTTTTTCTAGTAAGCTTTACAACGAATTGCCTCCAGACTTCGGGTTCTACGTTGTCACGAACACTTTGAATTGGAATACAATGTTGTAACCCGTATGGTCAGACTTTTCAGGTGAAAAATACGAGAAAGTCTAGTTCTTTTTGGCGAGGGGTAAACGTAGAAGTTTTCGGTAGAAATAATGGATGGCGTCATAACCTTGTTGCAGAACTCCATTTGTGTAGATTCTCTCCAGACTGTAAAACGATCCTTCTTTGTTCAGTATTGGAGCCTGCACTGGCAAGTGAGCATTGACCAGACGTTGCATGAATTCGAGTTGTCTATCTGAAACgttcaaaataaataaaatgatataacGATATAGTTTGCTAATATCTCGCGAATTACCGAATCTACGTACCGGTACGagttcaaacaaaatttatttgaaaagtCTGGACCTCGGTCATACTTTATGTGTTAACATTAGTAAATCACTCGCCTTAAACCGATGGTTAACTTACTACAACCTAGTCATTTGAGTTGCAAGGGGTCAAGTTCAGGGGCTGGTTGCTCAAACATTGGTGACCCTAACCAGTCGTCAAGCTTAACATCTATTAGTAAAAATTCTTAAAGGGTCGTTAGTGGGTAGCTCATTTCATTCCAAAATGGCTACAATCAGTTCAAAAGAAAATGCAACTGTTAATGAACGTTACAAGAAAAGGAAGACAATGTCTCTTCACAAGACGTTGATGGTGCTCTTTTATAAACGCATTGCCAAGCTAATCTTCAATTAACGATGTGGTGAATTCAATTCCTTCCCGCGTCATCCAAGAAAAACATCTTTTTAGTGAACAgttttggttgattttgagCTGTTTTATAATAGTACAGTGCTGAAATATAAGTCTATTCTATCAGTCTATTTACAATCCCCGACAGTAACGACACAATAAGTGATTTATGGATACGTTAGGAGTTAAACAACTTTTGAACAATACCGGTCCTTAGTCTATAAAACTAACCCCAATGATAGATGGCCTGGACTCAAATGTGGAACCGGTTATACTTGTAACCATATCATCTGAATCAAGAGCTCGGTCAGACATTATCCAGTTACGTAAATGTTGCAATACATTTTGCACGGTACTCACCAAACGATTTTAAGTTTTTAGAATCCTCCGTATTCGTTACTTTGAATACATAGCCATCCGGATGAAGCTGTTTAATGTTCGGATTGTCAAAGTTTTCTTCGAATTGCACGTAGAAATTCTTGTCGTCGTAGCCGTTCAATGCTTTCATTTTTCGTATAGTGAACCCGTAAAGACTTTTAACAAGTTCGTGAATTTGTTTTTCGGAAACATTTGGCGCTATCACGTCGCCTGGTGAGGTGTTCATCGTCTCAGATTATCTACAGAAAGTAAACGAATGAATGTACACGTTGAAGCACAGAGCTGAACTTACATTGAGGGGCACCTTATGTCATTAAAACAAACGGTCGCAAAATTTGTGGACGCGCGGCAACGAGTGACCATGTAATATACTCATGCACAGAAGCACAGCAATTATATCACAATTATATAACACACCTTTAAATATCACTCAAGACATTGTCTACACAGGAATTACTAAATTTCTAGATTTCTTCAAACGCACACTCACAAACTTCTCACATCTTTTATTTCTCGCACAATCCATTTTgtacaaaaatcattacaatCTAGAACAAGGCTCTGGCTGCACCAACactattattcatttcaaaaactcaCTAAAAGATCGCCTAAACCAAGAAATCATACTTCAACAAAACCTTCATATTTTGAGTCTTAACAATATACTTATACACCTGGACGCAAGCGGACTGAACGTAGTAAACAGAATCACCCTCGACACCATTAGCGTAACGCCAGTTTTTATTACTTacaccagggaagtgtgatgagatgtGATGTGATAAGCGTAGCTTACTGCTGTTGCGGTAACCTTTGATGTACGGgctgaattgaatagcctacATCCGGCAATTAAAAGCGTccgtattccatctcatcacacttccctgcttACACCTACATATCCCGACTTTGACACTTGAGGTAtgttctgatttagatcaaaCTGTTAGATAATTGCTTCGTAGTTTAGATCGAACAGGGATGACGGTCTATCAATACGCATAGAACTGTCTCACCACTTTTGCTCTATACCATCACATACGCATTAGTTTACTGTTTCTGATGTTTTGACTGTAAACTCAGTCTCATTGCCGCGATAGCTGGAACGCTGCCTCCGTTTTTGGCCTTAGGATAGCAAGCTCAGTCTATCTACGCGCAATGGTGACTGGAAAGTTGCCTCTTGACATCAGTCTCATTAAAAACTGCCAAAAACCTAATCGTGACAATGTAAATAGAACCCGATCAAGACTGTATATATGCAAATGTACAAACATGTATCCAATATTCACGTGACTGTGCCGCTTTCTTCCTTACGGTCTATCAATGCGCATAGCACTGTCCGTTTGATTGCGATACATTCACGGACCTAACTATGCACTGTACATTAGAAACACAAAACTGCTCCCAGTGTAAAACTTTTACTTTTAGGCAAATTCAGCACCAGATGTGAAGTACCAACTGCGCACCCCTTGACGGAGAAACCCATCCTCATCGGAGCTGCACCGTCGATGTCATACAACTACACTTCGGATACCCCAGGGCCATACTCAcatctggaaaatttgcgtttcgaaatgtgctttcttACTCTGGTCAGGGACACTTCCCTGCTCTGGTCAACACGCGGGATCATCAACTTAGACAAACTTCTACATCAAAATCTCGagaaaaaaccacaataaactATCGTACTATTTACACGTCcaaaaacgaccaaaaaaataaaaaattggacaaaatgatcttcaaccttgtaatatagctatttccagaatctcgatgtattgaattaggcagccagaaaagttcatcccaatcagtcgcttgccggttcagactgaatggaagattgtcACGATTGTTaggatgaaccggaaccgaatttccaattatgtacttcgattttttttaaaattctgttaattcgaccgccgatcacacaactatatctgtacttcgatttccgatttaaCAATTAAacccccctgtttcgctcccggcaggtgtggtgggtctgtatgggacactcaatcgaaaaatcaaacgaaatttaccaaccaaaaaaataaataacggggacaatccctattttaagatcaaacgGTCGCAGATGGTCAGTGCGTCGTACTGTGCATAAACGGAAATATGAACGCTAAATCTctttgatgaaatgtttaatcaatgataatatttatCTATTTACCGCTCTCCGTTGCGTACTAAAGCGGTTTACTAAGATATGTCATAAATGTTGTTTTAAAAAGGCGAGTTTTCATACCAGacttgaatttttcaatatctgCGCCGTATATATGTTTCgcgatatgatttatttgatagTATGGTTAAGCCGATTTTGCTTAATGCTTGTGAAATATGGGGCTACGAAAGTccaatatcattgaaaatgtgCAATCTCTTATCTGTAAGTCCGTCCTTAGACTGAATAAGTCGACACCCAATTCTATGGTGTACGGAGAACTTGGTCGAATCCCTCTTGAAATTGACATTAAAAGTGTAAATTAAGATGGTAAAATTCTGGGCAAACCTCGTATCAAAAAAACAGAGAAACACTCTCTAGTGAAACATATTTTATCCAATACGATTTAAGCACGtcacaaaatatcaatttcaagtAGTTATCTTCTGTCGAAAATATACTCCAGTGTGGAATGTGGAATGGCTAATTTCTGGTTCGGGCAAAATTTTCCTAACGTCTTGTATATTTATGAATCTGTAAAGTTACGACGTACTGATCAATTTATTCAGAAATGGCACGCAGACTGTATAGAATCACCTAAAGCGTTATCTTATCGTCGTATCAAACCGACTTGTATTACTCTTGAGCCTGAAAATTACAACCTCTCGTTACCTGCGTCATACCGTATTTCCATCTGTACAGTTAAAATGTAGCAACCATAATTTACCCATGGAATTAGGCAGGCGACACAGAATACCTCGGGGAGAACGACTTTGCACGAACTGTAACCTCGGCGTTTTTGGGAACGAGCGTCACCCTATTATCAGAACGTAATTTTTTTGCCATGTACAACGCGAAAAACTAATCCCTAGAAGATTTTGGTCGActccaaattttgaaaatagaaaataagaaCTCCCTTTTCTGTACAAAAAAACCTAAGAATCCAGATAAATCTTTCTGAATTTATTCGAATATGCTCAAATTGAATTGTAAACATGTATAATAGATATGTGAACTCCCCACTTTTTACCGTCATTTTGTATTTATGTATTATTAatgtacattttttttcaatgcgAATTGTAAAATTTGTGAACAATAAAAGTTGAATCGGAgtgaaagttttttttctcgtgAAATACCCTACGCTCTGGGACTAAATTGCATTGCCTGAATGATATGACTAATAAAACTGAATAAActtttataaattttttagCACCTGATGCATGGTCTCGACATAGATCGAACTACTATACagctagaaaaaaatgaaacatcgtttttcctaatcggccgggtcacttttgaaaacttcaatacaatttgtaatcaattcatttctatagcccCCGAGTCTATTATGCCTAGCTTGATCATGGTTTTATGAGAAGTCATGTACAGGGTTGTAGACATgaagcagaaatgagaaagaaGGTATTAATTCGTTTCAGCCTATACTTAAAAAAGGGATGATTTAGAGACAGAATACAAGCAGTTATCCTCTTTTTGATTACATTTCGATTACCCTTAGAAACCACCCGGACACATGTCAATGGCAGATGAGATTTTTACTCCGCGCACCGGATAATGAATAGAATCGCAGAATCGCAGAATAAGTCCCGCTCTTTccccaatgaaaaaaaaacaataatgtaCAAAATTACCCCGGCCCTTTCCCGTTGCCATTATATgtcattatctttttaaatcataTTATGATCAAGGCTCCAATTACCGCTCATACAGAAGTACCAACATATTATAATCCCCAGTTATTCTTACACgtgaaatattcatagaaATTTTTCTCGAATTCATCGAATGTACAACCATACCTTAGCTTCTTTTGTTTCGCAAACAATGCTAGTCacaattttccatttttatcaCGAAAATTTACGAAGGATTTGTAGAAGCAAATCGATTAATAAAACGCGAatcaaatgtttaaaaatcatcaatcatAAGAATTGTACGTTGATTTCACAATCCCATGGCTATATCCGTCATGGTCCCAGAGCAATGACTCAGTGTCGTTACTcgtgaattatttatataaatcaGACTACAGTCTCAATAGATTGTATTAATGAAGCGTGGAACCatgaaaccattttcagatCTCTTAAGCGGCGAATGTTTTAAACAAGTTTTCTTTGCTAGGTTGACCCATAAgaacatacacacacacacacacacacacacatacatatatatatatatatatatatatatatatatatatatatatatatatatatatatatatatatatatatatatatatatatatatatatatatatatatatatatatatatatatatatatatatatatatagattggTCTTTAATCAAAAATTTATGAAGACTTCGTTATGCTAATTTTAATGAGATCATAGGAAGTAAGGACATAGTCATATGAAGACATTTCTCCGGCGTGACTTTGTGGCTAATTCATATGTTTTTGGTATGGGCTCGCATCCGCGACCCCCCTGGTGggggaaaatatatattttgctTAATTTCGTTTGATATTTATATCGTATCTAGGGGTGTCCGATGGTTTGTACGTAAACTTATTTAATGCAATGGAATTTACCATAAATAGAGATGTAACAATTTGATACGCGTGCCAATTCCAAGCACCATCCGCCAATTGTTAAAGAATATTTGGGTCGATTCAAATATGAACCCAAGGGCGGATTTAGGGGGAGGGGTGAACTGGATGGACTGGTCAGCTCCCATCAAATTTCGAATGTGCCCTCCTAAAAGTCTGAAAACTttgtttaaaaagaaaatttccaaaagacgaaaaaaaatttcaaccgGGCCTGATTAGGGCCAAAAAAGGCCCGTGTTCGTTCTGAATTTTCTATTGGAGAGCTACGAGAACCCCTACCAATGTTTCGCACCATCAGCCTTTGCATTGCAAAATCTGCCCTTTCAAATAAGCCAAAATTTCTGGTCCACTCGTTCAAAGAATCTTGTCGGTTAAAACATAGAAAGATCGTACATAATATGTGTGTgcgttatttaaatgatcacaCTATTTAGAGACTATAAAGGAGGCTGAGTTGCAATTTGCAGAGCTTGGTTATGACCAGTGCATCATTCCCATTGGCCTCGCAACGGTGACGCCGCATTACTAAAGATAAACCGCGTGCATCATGTCTGATCTGGATCATGTACGTAGGCAGCAGATGTCATGTCACATGGCCTCACAAACATAAAAAGCCAAaccgattttttcaaatatagctCATTTCTAGACTACGTTAGTCCTACTTTGTTGTAATACAAATATATGCCATGCGGTACAGACATTTCGcggagaaaatatcaaaattcgaGGTTTACACGCTAACATACGTAACAACCCTCTGAATGTAGGCCTACtcgcaattttttttcaaaatgatcatAAATAAAGAGTTCGAAATAAAGCTTATGAACCTTTACAGTCGTGACAACAATATGATAAGGTAGATTAATGATCATATGATAGGGtctgtattttttttctaattcaattagaTATATATGTTACCTTTCAAACTGCCAATAAAGTACGTTTATTCCACACCACAGCGCCTACGGTTAACATTGCAACACCAATATAAGTATATATAAACGGATGTTCAAAGTACAGTAGCGATTGTGTTGATTACTAAATTAGGACGCGTTGATTGGAAATGGGAAGATTAATGTGCATATATACAAGGTCTGTTTTTATCACGTGCGCGGAGGTTTATGCAGATCCTGGACCAACAGTAAAAGTTATACTAACACCTAATACGGAAAATGCAAAGCGTGTATTCGTTTATCTTTCAGCCCTACAAGCTGAAGAAGCAGGCCTATACTACGTCATAGATGGAAAGACATTGCCATACAGATGTGACCTGGCAAGTAGGCCTAAGCGTTAACTAACTGATACTGTAGAAAATAAGACagttttataatttattttcaccaCTGGGGTACCAGCAATAACCTGGCCCCATTTGCTCAAAAGTGGGTCCGAGTTATCCAGTACCACGGGAACAAAGCAATTTCAATCATCACTTGAGAGTTATACAACGTTGACAAATTTTCGAGCAACAAGGAAAGGAGTACTCGTGAGTGGATCCCGGGTTCCTGGGTTGCGCATCAAGATAAGGCATATACTACATATCGGGGCACCTGATCAAAAAAATGGTTCGTTTGTTATTGGAAATGGAGAACAAGCTTGTATGAATTTACGTAGAATTTTTAGGTatcagtttaatatttttcattttcccgtAAAATTCCAGGGCAACATGACATTTTAGTGGGGAGGGGGATGCACGGGATGACCTCTGCAATCGAACATTGACCAACCTGTTCGGATATTCCACGTCAATATTGTGTATCCCATATTA carries:
- the LOC141901700 gene encoding hydroxylysine kinase-like, which produces MNTSPGDVIAPNVSEKQIHELVKSLYGFTIRKMKALNGYDDKNFYVQFEENFDNPNIKQLHPDGYVFKVTNTEDSKNLKSFDRQLEFMQRLVNAHLPVQAPILNKEGSFYSLERIYTNGVLQQDATENETYKEHLVRLFTFIPGQILDKTSDVTPELLYEIGAVCGKMDCAIEDMTDGGLHQMIWNLKNVLDVREYMYVLQDADKHKLISDIFNDYETYVVPNLHDLKKVMIHGDFNEQNILIDTRIDENGVKKLHVAGILDFGDINMAYKVFEVATLMMYCTSSVAMSHIDFMDVCAQCLAGYLSQVHLNDLEMSMIPLLVASRYAQSLTLGAYTHSLDTSNDYVLATSRRGWDMLRKLRNIPKGDLLRMWKDKINGINRSKCS